In Desulfobacterales bacterium, the genomic stretch AGTCCGATAAACTTCGGCAAGGCCTCCATCGGCGGGGTGGTCAACATCCAGACCCGGCGTTCGAAAAAGGGATTCAATGCCAACGCGATCGCCGGCTACGGCTCTTTTAACACCCGGAAACTTTCCGCATTTATCAATCACAAGCCCGGCAGATGGGATTACCTGATTTCCGCGGATTACATGGATTCGGATAATGATTTTGAGATCGAAAATGACAACGGCACGCCGCAAAACCCGGCGGATGACCGGACAGAGGATCGAAACAATGCCCAGTTTGACCAGGCCAACGTTCTTACCCGACTCGGATATGATTTCACGAAAAATGCCCGGCTGGACATTATGAACAAGTGGTTTTCCAAAGACCAGGGCATCCCCTCCTGGAACAACAGCCCGCGGACAGAAACCGAACTGGACACGGAGCGGAACATCAGCACGCTTAAATTGACCTTAAACGATATCACCCCGCTTCATTTAAACACCAGCACCCAGGTGGACTACCTGGTCAAGGAGGAGTTATATGACGACGCCGACAACCATATCGGGCTGGGCCGGCAGAAAAACCGCTACGATACGGATCGTTTAAGCGGGCGCTTTTTTGCCGAATGGCTGAGTGACCGGCACTCCCTTCGTCTGACTTTAGAAGCCCTGAATGAAACCTATGAGGCAGAAAACGAGTTAAACGGCGAAAAGACCAACGACAGCGACCGCCGCAGCTTTTCCGCGGGCATCCAGGATACGGTGTTTTTTGCCAATGACCGGCTGAGCATCACCCCGGCTGTCCGGTATACGCATATTTCGGATGATTTTTCAGCAGACGGGGATGCCCTGGGGATCGATCCGGTGGATGACGCCCGAACCAACGATCACTTCATGCCGCAGATCGGGGTCAAATTTCAGGCAAGCGATCAGGTCACCGTAAAATCCAATCTGGCCAAATATTTTCGTGAGCCCTCCTTTTTTGAACTCTTCGGGGACCGGGGCATATTCCTTGGCAACCCGGAGCTGGAGGCAGAATCGGGGGTCAATTTCGACATCGGCCTTCAGTATTTTCGCCAGTGGTCGGAGGGCCGGCTGAACCGTCTGTCCGCAAAAGCGGTCTATTTCTACAGTCAGGTGGATGACATGATTACGCGCACCTATAACGCCCGCGGTATCGGCAAGGCGGACAATATTTCAGAGGCATCCATCAACGGCATTGAAACCCGCATCAGTGCGGAAGTCTTCGGGAATTTCCGCCTGATCGGCCAGTACACCTTTCAGGACGCGGAAAACAAAAGC encodes the following:
- a CDS encoding TonB-dependent receptor — its product is MFLFDSGFAEEKQTNFTLDPVVVTARGQQSDYQTGDVDQVNTPSFFSTITRDEFEGKMENLSEVIESQAGIQVRQSGGLGSFSTVSMRGASSDQVMVFMDGVLLNDASGGGVDLSNIALADVDSVEIYQGTSPINFGKASIGGVVNIQTRRSKKGFNANAIAGYGSFNTRKLSAFINHKPGRWDYLISADYMDSDNDFEIENDNGTPQNPADDRTEDRNNAQFDQANVLTRLGYDFTKNARLDIMNKWFSKDQGIPSWNNSPRTETELDTERNISTLKLTLNDITPLHLNTSTQVDYLVKEELYDDADNHIGLGRQKNRYDTDRLSGRFFAEWLSDRHSLRLTLEALNETYEAENELNGEKTNDSDRRSFSAGIQDTVFFANDRLSITPAVRYTHISDDFSADGDALGIDPVDDARTNDHFMPQIGVKFQASDQVTVKSNLAKYFREPSFFELFGDRGIFLGNPELEAESGVNFDIGLQYFRQWSEGRLNRLSAKAVYFYSQVDDMITRTYNARGIGKADNISEASINGIETRISAEVFGNFRLIGQYTFQDAENKSRIASFDGNQLPGKFRHSWLGRIEYNWRQLKLYTEYINESDMYYDSANLLEAPTKTEVNCGLSYLMDSWRISLEAKNIGDDRYEEFNGYPLPGRSFFASIKYSL